CCTCGGTCAGGTGCATCCCGCTGCCCGGGTGGATGATGTTGCCGACCACCAGGCCGATGGCGAGCGCCACGAAGGACATGGCGATGAAGTAGCCGAGCGCGAGCCCTCCGACCTTGCCGACCTGGGCGGCCTTCCGTACGGAGCCGACACCGAGCACGATCGTGCAGAAGATGATCGGCGAGATCATCATCTTGATCAGCGAGACGAAGCCCGTGCCGATCGGCTTGAGCTCCTTGGCGAAGTCCGGCGCGGCGAAGCCGACGGCGATACCGAGGAGCACCGCGATGATCACGGCGATGTAGAGGTAGTGGGTGCGGTCCCGCTTCCCAGCGGGTGCGGCAGGTGCCGTTCGGGCGGTGCTGGCCACGGCTGGCCTCCTTGACGACGACGTCGGCATCATTCCGGCGTGCGGCTCACGTCCGGCGGAACCCGGAGTGCGGCTCGCTTCCGGGAGGGGATCCGAAACGGGAACCTGAATCCCGTGTCGGGCCGGGAAAATCGATCCCGGGATGCGGTGACTATCTCCCGGCCTGTGAGGGCGGTCACCCTTCCGTTCATTTAGTTCACGCATGAGCGCAGGGGCACACTGATGGCATGCGCCTCCCCCGCGTTCCCCGACCTCGCAGCCTGGCCGGTCAGCTCTTCGGCATGCAGGCCGTGCTGATCGCGGTCCTCGTCGCCGGGTACGCGCTGTTCACGTACGTCAGCGACCGCAGCCAGGCCGAGGACGCGGCGGCCCGCCAGGCCACGGCCGTCGCCCGGTCCGTGGCGGACGCCCCGTCGGTGCGGGAGGCGATCCGCACCGCGAACCCCACGAAGACCCTCCAGCCGTACGCCCTCCAGGTGCAGCGGGACACGGACGTGGACTTCATCACGATCATGAACCCGCAGGGCATCCGCTGGACCCACCCCGACAAGAGGCTGATAGGCAAGCACTTCCTGGGCCACATCGGCCCCGCGCTGAAGGGCGTCTCGTTCACGGAGACGTACACGGGCAGCCTCGGCGCGTCCGTGCGCGCCGTCACTCCGGTCTACGACGACGGCGTGATCGTCGGCCTGGTCAGCGCGGGCATCAAGGTCGAGGTGATCACCTCTCGGGTGCAGGACCAGGTCACCGCCCTCATCGGGGTCGCGGCGGGCGCCCTGGCCCTGGGCGGTCTCGGCACGTATGTCATCAACGCCCGGCTGCGCCGCTCGACGCACGGCATGAACGCGGGCGAGCTCAGCCGCATGCACGACTACCACCAGGCCGCCCTGCACGCCGTACGCGAGGGGCTGCTGATGCTGGACGGGCAGTACCGGGTGGCGCTGATCAACGACGGCGGACGGGAGCTGCTCGGGGTGAGCGGCGACGTGGTGGGCCACTCGGTGGCGGAGCTGGGCCTGCCCGCCCCGCTGACCGGCGCGCTGCTGTCGGCGGAGCCGCGGGTGGACGAGGTGCACCTGACCGAGACGGGCGTGCTGGTCGTGAACACCTCCCCGGTGTCCGGCGGCGAACGCCGCGGCACCGTGGTGACTCTGCGCGACGTGACCGAACTCCAGTCGCTGATGG
Above is a genomic segment from Streptomyces sp. R21 containing:
- a CDS encoding ATP-binding protein; this translates as MRLPRVPRPRSLAGQLFGMQAVLIAVLVAGYALFTYVSDRSQAEDAAARQATAVARSVADAPSVREAIRTANPTKTLQPYALQVQRDTDVDFITIMNPQGIRWTHPDKRLIGKHFLGHIGPALKGVSFTETYTGSLGASVRAVTPVYDDGVIVGLVSAGIKVEVITSRVQDQVTALIGVAAGALALGGLGTYVINARLRRSTHGMNAGELSRMHDYHQAALHAVREGLLMLDGQYRVALINDGGRELLGVSGDVVGHSVAELGLPAPLTGALLSAEPRVDEVHLTETGVLVVNTSPVSGGERRGTVVTLRDVTELQSLMGELDSERGFTQALRSQAHEAANRLHTVVSLIELGRAEEAVDFATSELELAQALTDQVVSAVSEPVLAALLLGKAAQANERGVELVVSEDSAIDDGLLPDSLPARDLVTVLGNLIDNAVDAAQGTVRARVTVTAFTDADGLVLRVADTGAGVDPAHAEAVFQRGWSTKPAGPGGRGLGLALVRQAVARHEGTLTVAEAAGGGAEFEVRLPLPTVGSAEAPVPSAGERATAAPVQDPRAAQHALPGGDV